TGCCGCGCTGGCACCGCGCGCCCGAGAGATCGCCGAGTCGTGGGGGACGGGTGCGGCTGCAGCGTTCGGGCAGGCGAAGCGTCTTGTGCGCGCTGAGTCCGACTACGCGGCGGCGCTTGACGACGAGGCTCGCACGATCGGAGCTGCGTTCGACACACCGGACGCAGCAGCGCGCATCGCAGCGTTTGCCGCCCGTTCGTCGCGTCGAGCGACGGCATCCGCTTCCCCTGAATCACTCGAGAACTAACTCTGCCGCCCAGGAGGCACAATGACTGACACCCTTGCTGGCAAGACCGTTCTGATGTCGGGCGGCAGCCGCGGCATCGGCCTCGCGATTGCCCTGCGAGCTGCCCGCGATGGTGCGAACATCGCGCTGCTCGCGAAGACCGACACCCCGCACCCGAAGCTGGAGGGCACAGTGCATACGGCCGCCGAGCAGATTCGGGATGCCGGAGGGCAGGCGATCGCCGTTGTCGGTGATGTGCGCAACGACGACGACATCGTGCGTGCGGTCACCGAGACGGTGGGCGAGTTTGGGGGAGTCGACATTGTCGTCAACAACGCGAGCGTGCTCAACCTCGCCCGCACTCTCGACCTTCAGCCCAAGCACTACGACCTCATGCAAGATGTCAATGTGCGCGGCACGTTTATGCTCTCGCGCGCGGCGCTGCCCCATCTCAAGGAGGCGGCGAACCCGCATATTCTCTCGCTCAGCCCGCCCATCAACCTCGACCCGAAGTGGCTCGGAGCGCACACCGGGTACACCATGGCAAAGTACGGCATGAGCATGGCGACGCTCGGCATGGCCGCCGAGTTCGCGCGCGAGGGCGTCGCCGCCAACACGCTCTGGCCGCGCACCACCATCAAGACTGCGGCGGTCGGCAACATTCTCGGCGGCGAGAAGATGATCGCCCGCAGCCGAACACCGCAGATCTACGCGGATGCCGCATACGAGGTGCTGCTGAAGCCCGCGCGCGAGTACACGGCACAGTCACTGATCGTCGAGGAGGTGCTCGCAGAAGCCGGCGTCACCGACCTGTCGCAGTACTCTCCCGGCGTCGACGAATCAGAGCTGTTCCCCGACATCTTCCTCTGAGCCGCCGTGGTCCGCGGGGCTGAGATACCGTGGGCGTTGGAGGCAGCACATGGGCACAGTTGTAGTAGACGTTGTCGTTCTCGGCGCGATCACCGTGGTGTTCATGTTCGTGCTTTCGGCATTCGCCACCCGAATTCTCGATGTTCGCATCGGCATCATCAGGCTCGGCATCGCCGGCATACTGGGCCTCGGCGCACAGATCGGGTTCGAGTCGCAGTTCGTCTGGGGCAACGCGAATTACACGCCGGCGCTCATTCCTCTGCAAGTCGGCATCGTCTTTTTCGTCGCAATCGCGTTTCTGGTGATCGCCGAGCTGATCGTTCCCGCAGGCACGGTTCCGCGACCCGACCAATGGTGGCCCGCCATCGTGGGCGGCGCCCAGCGCAGCAGGCGCTACACCGAGATCTCACGCATCGCCCTGCGCAGCGGTCTTCTGCCGTTCAGGCCCAACCTCGACAGTTCGCTGACGGGACACAATGAGAGGATGCGGCAGGCAGCCGCCCTGCGCGTTGCCCTCGAAAGCGCCGGCGGCGCATTCGTCAAGTTCGGCCAGATGCTTTCCACACGCGGCGACCTGCTTCCCGCAGAGTTCCTTGATGAGCTCAGCGCCCTGCAGCAATCGGTTCTGCCCGCGGAGTGGGACGACGTTCGGCAGCTTCTCGAGGCGGAGTGGGGGGCGCCTCTTGAGCAGGTCGTCGAATCGTTCGAGGCCGAGCCGCTTGCCTCGGCATCCATTGGCCAGGTTCATCGCGCCCGGTTGAGAGACGGGCGCGATGTGGCTGTGAAGGTGCAGCGGCCGGGCGTCATGCCGCTTATCGAGCGCGACATCGACATCGCCGTCAGGCTGGCCACCAAGCTTGAACGCACGGCAGCCTGGGCACGTGACATGGGGATGCTGTCTGTCGCCCGGGACTTCTCGACGAGTCTGCAGAGCGAGCTGGACTATCGCATCGAGGCGAGCAACATGTCGGCGATGCGCATCACCCAACGGAAGCATCCCACAGACGAACGCGTTGGTGTGCCCGAGCACATGCCCGAACTCTGCACGGGCAAGGTGCTCGTGATGGAGCTCATCAATGGTGACACCCTCAGCACCCCGCAGGCGCGCGATGCGCGGTCTGACGTTCGGCGACAGCGGCTCGCCAGCAGGCTTTTGCGGTCGACGCTCGTGCAGATCATCGACGACGGTGTGTTTCACTCCGACCTTCACCCCGGCAACATCGTGCTCACTCCGAACGATGACATCGTGCTGCTCGACTACGGGCTTGTCGGGCGGCTCGACTCGTTCATGCGCGCGCAGATCGGTGCCGTGCTCTTCGCGTTCTACCGCGGTGACTCGCAGGCTTTCACCGACGCGCTTCTCGGCTTCGTTGATATGCCCGACGACATCGACGAACCTGCTCTTCGCCGCAAGATCGGTGCATTCGTTGCGACGCGCCTGGGCCCGGGAGCAACGCTCGACGTGGGTGTGTTCAACGAGATGGTTCAGCTGCTGACGGTGAGCCGCATCGCCGTTCCGCTGGAGCTGGCGTCGGCGTTTCGCGCTGTCGCCACCCTTGAGGGAACACTTCGGGTGCTCACTCCATCGTTTGATCTGCTCACCGAGGCGAGCGACTACGCGCGTGAACGCATCGACGCGGGGTTCTCTCCCCAGGCAGCGTTCACAAATGTCAAGAGCGAACTCGAATCGATGCTCCCTATGCTGCGCCGACTGCCCGCGCGCGTCGACAAGGTGAGCGGTGACCTCGCCGATGGACGGCTCACCGTCAACATCCGACTTTTCGCCGACAAGCGCGAACGCCGCCTTGTCACCAACCTCGTCAATCTCGCGGCAGTCACCTTCCTCGCAGGAGCCCTCGGCATGATGGCGGTCATTCTGCTCGTCACCGAGGCCGGGCCGCGCATCACCGAGACTCTCACCCTGTTTCAGATCTTCGGCTACCTGCTCGTCGTGCTCGCCGGACTGCTGACGCTGCGTGTGGTGTTCGACGCGTTTCGCATCAGGCGCCGTGAATAGGTGCGTGCTCGCCGTTCATCTGGCGATTATGGAGCTATAGCCGCCGGATAACCGCCGAAATCGACACATGAATCTGAACCGGACGACCGGGCGCGCGGTAGCGTGAGGGCATGAGCGATGAACCCCAGGTGCGTGCTCGCGTTCAGAACGGTGTCGGGCATCTCACCCTCAACAGGCCGCGCGCGATCAATGCATTGACACATCGCATGATTATCAGCATCCGCGACGCGCTTGGTCAGTGGCGAACAGACTCCCGTGTGCACTCGGTGCTGCTCGACGGGGCGGGAGACCGGGGTTTGTGCGCGGGCGGCGACATTCGCGGGCTGCGCGAGAACGTTCTCGACGATCGCCCCAACGACACGCGTGACTTCTGGCGCGACGAGTACACGCTGTGCGCTGTCATCGCGAACTACCCCAAGCCCTACACAGTCCTGATGGACGGTGTCACGATGGGCGGCGGTGTCGGCGTTGCGTCGCACGGCAGCATCCGGGTTGTGACGGAACGCTCGAAGATCGCGATGCCTGAGACGCGCATCGGCCTCGCACCGGACATCGGCGGAACATGGCTTCTGTCGCGTGCGCCGGGCGAGATCGGCACGTATCTCGGTCTGAACGCCGCGACCATGTCGGGCGCGGATGCCGTCTGGTGCGGCTTTGCGGATCACCTCGTGCCGAGTACCAGCCTGCCCATGCTGCGTGATGCGCTGCTTGCGGGCGAAGAACCGACTGCGGCAGTCGCGCGTCTCGAGGTAGACCCGGGGCCAGCGCCGTTGGCGGCAGAGCAGCGGTGGATCGACGCCTGTTACAGCGCTGAGACGGTTCCCGAGATCATCGATCGGCTGGTGGCCGCGGGCACGGATGCCGCCCGCGCGGCGTTGTCGGAGCTCGCCGAGCTGTGTCCAACGAGTCTCGTGGCAACTCTTATGGGGGTGCGTCGCTCGGGGCAGCGCGACCAACTAGGCGACGTACTCGATCAGGAGTACCGCACATCGTCGTGGTTGCTTGACCGCCCCGACCTCGTGGAGGGCATTCGTGCGCGGGTCGTCGACAAAGATAATGCGCCGCGGTGGAATCCAGCCACGCTTGCCGAGGTCGACGTCGCCGAGGTCGAGCGCGTGATCGCCTGATCACCGTGCGCACGATCCTCAACGGGTCATTTCAGCAGGCGCGACAGCACCCGATCGGCGAGCACTTTGCCGCCGGTCTGACACGTGGGGCAGTACTGGAATGTGGAGTCAGAGAAGATCACCTGCCGCACGGTGTCTCCGCAGACCGGGCAGGCCTCGCCAAACCGGCCATGCACCTGCAAATGCGCCTTCTTCTCGCGCTTGAGGTCTGCGGCCGCGAGGCCATCGGCTCGGGCAACGGCTTCGTTGAGTGTCAGCTGGAGCGCGTCATAGAGCCGCGCCGCGTCGTCGGCATCCATGTCTGCTGGTTTGAACGGCGACATGCGCGCAGCGTGCAGAATCTCATCGGAGTAGGCGTTTCCAATTCCTGCGATCAGCGATTGATTCCGCAGAACGCCTTTGATCTGCGACCGGCCGGCTGTCGCAAGAATCTTCTGGAATACATCGAGCGTGAACGCGGCGTCGAGAGGATCGGGGCCGAGGCGCGCGATGCCGGGAACATCGACCGGATCGGATACGGCGTAGATCGCGAGGCTCTTCTTCGTTCCCGCCTCGGTGATGTCGAGCCCCGATCCAGCCTGCACACCCTCGTCTCCCGAGAGCATGAGCCGCGCGGCAAGCGGGCCTCTGCCGGGGCGGGCTGAGGTTTTTGGGGCAGAATCGCGCCATCTGATCCATCCGGCGCGAGCGAGATGGAGGATCAGGTGATTTGGCCCAACGCTCAGATCGAGGAACTTCCCGTGCCGTGTGACGTCGTCGACAGTGCGACCGTCAAACGTTGACAGCGGGATGCTGACGGTTTTCAGTGCTGAGATGGCCGACACATCAAGCCGCTCGATAATGTGGCCGCCGATCCTCCGCTTGAGGTCGCCGGCGAGCGCGTGAACCTCGGGCAACTCGGGCACGACACCAGTATGCGTCAGCCCACCGACATCGCGCATCCCGTGTAGGCCGCGGAAAGGCTCACGTTCTGGTCTCGACAATCGCCGTGCTCGACGTCTACCGTAAAGACATGGATGGCGATTCCGATCTCACTCCATTGCCCGACGGCTGGCAGCGCGCACTCGTGATCATGGCGCATCCAGATGATCCCGAGTACGGCGTCGGTGCTGCCGTTGCGACGTGGACGGCCGCGGGCAAGGACGTGCGCTACGTTCTCGGCACGCGTGGCGAGGCGGGTATCGCAGGGATGCAGCCCGATGAGTCCGCGCGCGTTCGCGAGGCCGAGCAGCGCCGGGCGATCGCCCACGTCGGCGTGAGTGAACTCGAGTTTCTCGACCACCGCGACGGCACAATCGAGTACTCATCCATCCTCCGACGCGACATCGCCGAGACCATTCGACGGCACAGGCCGGAGTTCGTGGTCACCATGAATTTCCACGAGACGTGGTTCCCCGGCGCGTGGAACAGCGCCGATCACCGTGCATTCGGCCTCGCAGTCATGGATGCCGTTTCAGACGCCGCCAACGAGTGGATCTTTCCCGACCTTTCAGACGACGGTTTCGAACCGTGGGCAGGCGTGCATCACGTCGCGGTGAACAGCCCAACCGGAACTCACGCGGTCGAGGTCTCCGATGGGGTGGATGCCGCGATAGCGTCACTCGTCGAGCACGCACAGTACCTTGCCGCGCTCAGTGGCGACCCGATTCTCGATCAGGCGACCCGCCAGGTTCTCAGCGTTACGGGCGGCCCGGATGCTTCGAAGCGCTACGTGCGCTTCGATCTCTACAACATGTAGCACATGTAGCGGAGTGATGCTGATTACGCACTCGGCCAGCATGAACGTCACACTCATATTCTCTGCTTAAGCTGGCGGCCATGGCTTCCGGAGATACCCCGACCTACACGACTTCATCTGATCTCTCCCCGCAGGGTGCCGACGCGTCGCACAAGCGGTCGTTCTTTGGTCAGCCGCGAGCGCTCGCTCACATCTTCGGAGTGGAAATGTGGGAGCGTTTCTCGTTCTACGGGATGCAGGGCATCCTCATCTACTACCTGTACTTCTCCGTCGCTGACGGCGGCCTCGGGATGCCGCAGGCCGCTGCCGCCGGAATCGTGGGCGCTTACGGGGGCGGGGTCTATCTGTCGACCGTTCTCGGCGCCTGGCTCGCCGACCGAGTCTTCGGTTCGGAACGCGTCTTGTTCTCGAGCGCGATCATCATCGTGTGCGGTCACGTGGCGCTCGCGCTTCTGCCGGGGTTCGTCGGAGTGGGCATTGGACTGATTCTCGTTGCTCTCGGCAGCGGCGGCCTCAAGGCCAACGCGACAAGCGTGGTCGGCACGTTGTACTCTCAGGACGACACGCGTCGGGATGCCGGTTTCTCGCTTTTCTATCTCGGAATCAACCTCGGCTCGTTCGTCGGCCCGATCGTGACCGGGGCCCTGCAGTCGAGCGTCGGTTTCCACATCGGCTTCGGTGCGGCTGCCGTCGGCATGGTTCTCGGGCTCATCCAGTACTCGATCGGTCGTCGGGGCCTGCCAGCGAGCGCCCGCGAAGTGCCGAACCCGCTATCTGGCGCCGGGCGACTCACCTGGACCTTCATTGGTGTCGTCGCTGTCGCTGTCGTTGTCGGCCTATGCCTCACCGGTGTGATCCGCGCCGACAATCTGCCGGGAATCGTGATCGCGGTGACGGTGCTTGCAGCGATCGCGTATTTCATCGTGCTGCTTACGAGCCGAAAGTTGGATGCTACGGAGCGACACCGCGTCTTCGCCTTCATCCCGCTCTTCCTCGCCTCGAGCGCGTTCTGGTCGCTATACCAACAGCAGTTCACCGTGATCCCGATCTACGCCGAGCAGCGCCTGGACCTCAACCTCTTCGGCTGGGCGATCCCGCCGACCTGGGTGCAGTCGATCAACCCGATCTTCATCATTCTGCTGTCCGGTGCGTTCGCGGCGCTGTGGACGAAGTGGGGCGCACGTCAGCCGTCGACGCCCGTCAAATTCGGTCTCGGCACAGCCGGTGTCGGTGTGGCGTTCTTGATCTTCCTCATTTGGTCTGGGGGAGAGGGGGCGACTACTCCGTTCTTCGCCATTGTTCTCATTCTCTTCGTATTCACGATTGCGGAGCTTCTTATCTCACCCGTCGGCCTCTCGGTGTCGACAAAGCTTGCGCCGCGCTCGATGCGGGCGCAGATGGTGGCGCTGTTCTTCCTCTCGATCGCTCTCGGCTCTGCTGTGTCGGGGCAGCTTGCGAGTCTGTACGAGTCGTTGCCCGAGGGAACGTACTTCAGCATCATCGGCGGCATCGCCAT
The Paramicrobacterium chengjingii DNA segment above includes these coding regions:
- a CDS encoding SDR family oxidoreductase, with the protein product MTDTLAGKTVLMSGGSRGIGLAIALRAARDGANIALLAKTDTPHPKLEGTVHTAAEQIRDAGGQAIAVVGDVRNDDDIVRAVTETVGEFGGVDIVVNNASVLNLARTLDLQPKHYDLMQDVNVRGTFMLSRAALPHLKEAANPHILSLSPPINLDPKWLGAHTGYTMAKYGMSMATLGMAAEFAREGVAANTLWPRTTIKTAAVGNILGGEKMIARSRTPQIYADAAYEVLLKPAREYTAQSLIVEEVLAEAGVTDLSQYSPGVDESELFPDIFL
- a CDS encoding ABC1 kinase family protein, yielding MGTVVVDVVVLGAITVVFMFVLSAFATRILDVRIGIIRLGIAGILGLGAQIGFESQFVWGNANYTPALIPLQVGIVFFVAIAFLVIAELIVPAGTVPRPDQWWPAIVGGAQRSRRYTEISRIALRSGLLPFRPNLDSSLTGHNERMRQAAALRVALESAGGAFVKFGQMLSTRGDLLPAEFLDELSALQQSVLPAEWDDVRQLLEAEWGAPLEQVVESFEAEPLASASIGQVHRARLRDGRDVAVKVQRPGVMPLIERDIDIAVRLATKLERTAAWARDMGMLSVARDFSTSLQSELDYRIEASNMSAMRITQRKHPTDERVGVPEHMPELCTGKVLVMELINGDTLSTPQARDARSDVRRQRLASRLLRSTLVQIIDDGVFHSDLHPGNIVLTPNDDIVLLDYGLVGRLDSFMRAQIGAVLFAFYRGDSQAFTDALLGFVDMPDDIDEPALRRKIGAFVATRLGPGATLDVGVFNEMVQLLTVSRIAVPLELASAFRAVATLEGTLRVLTPSFDLLTEASDYARERIDAGFSPQAAFTNVKSELESMLPMLRRLPARVDKVSGDLADGRLTVNIRLFADKRERRLVTNLVNLAAVTFLAGALGMMAVILLVTEAGPRITETLTLFQIFGYLLVVLAGLLTLRVVFDAFRIRRRE
- a CDS encoding enoyl-CoA hydratase/isomerase family protein, whose translation is MSDEPQVRARVQNGVGHLTLNRPRAINALTHRMIISIRDALGQWRTDSRVHSVLLDGAGDRGLCAGGDIRGLRENVLDDRPNDTRDFWRDEYTLCAVIANYPKPYTVLMDGVTMGGGVGVASHGSIRVVTERSKIAMPETRIGLAPDIGGTWLLSRAPGEIGTYLGLNAATMSGADAVWCGFADHLVPSTSLPMLRDALLAGEEPTAAVARLEVDPGPAPLAAEQRWIDACYSAETVPEIIDRLVAAGTDAARAALSELAELCPTSLVATLMGVRRSGQRDQLGDVLDQEYRTSSWLLDRPDLVEGIRARVVDKDNAPRWNPATLAEVDVAEVERVIA
- a CDS encoding DNA-formamidopyrimidine glycosylase family protein, which gives rise to MPELPEVHALAGDLKRRIGGHIIERLDVSAISALKTVSIPLSTFDGRTVDDVTRHGKFLDLSVGPNHLILHLARAGWIRWRDSAPKTSARPGRGPLAARLMLSGDEGVQAGSGLDITEAGTKKSLAIYAVSDPVDVPGIARLGPDPLDAAFTLDVFQKILATAGRSQIKGVLRNQSLIAGIGNAYSDEILHAARMSPFKPADMDADDAARLYDALQLTLNEAVARADGLAAADLKREKKAHLQVHGRFGEACPVCGDTVRQVIFSDSTFQYCPTCQTGGKVLADRVLSRLLK
- a CDS encoding PIG-L deacetylase family protein, whose protein sequence is MDGDSDLTPLPDGWQRALVIMAHPDDPEYGVGAAVATWTAAGKDVRYVLGTRGEAGIAGMQPDESARVREAEQRRAIAHVGVSELEFLDHRDGTIEYSSILRRDIAETIRRHRPEFVVTMNFHETWFPGAWNSADHRAFGLAVMDAVSDAANEWIFPDLSDDGFEPWAGVHHVAVNSPTGTHAVEVSDGVDAAIASLVEHAQYLAALSGDPILDQATRQVLSVTGGPDASKRYVRFDLYNM
- a CDS encoding peptide MFS transporter, which translates into the protein MASGDTPTYTTSSDLSPQGADASHKRSFFGQPRALAHIFGVEMWERFSFYGMQGILIYYLYFSVADGGLGMPQAAAAGIVGAYGGGVYLSTVLGAWLADRVFGSERVLFSSAIIIVCGHVALALLPGFVGVGIGLILVALGSGGLKANATSVVGTLYSQDDTRRDAGFSLFYLGINLGSFVGPIVTGALQSSVGFHIGFGAAAVGMVLGLIQYSIGRRGLPASAREVPNPLSGAGRLTWTFIGVVAVAVVVGLCLTGVIRADNLPGIVIAVTVLAAIAYFIVLLTSRKLDATERHRVFAFIPLFLASSAFWSLYQQQFTVIPIYAEQRLDLNLFGWAIPPTWVQSINPIFIILLSGAFAALWTKWGARQPSTPVKFGLGTAGVGVAFLIFLIWSGGEGATTPFFAIVLILFVFTIAELLISPVGLSVSTKLAPRSMRAQMVALFFLSIALGSAVSGQLASLYESLPEGTYFSIIGGIAIVLGIIVAAISPWVRGLMRGVR